In a genomic window of Xenopus laevis strain J_2021 chromosome 5S, Xenopus_laevis_v10.1, whole genome shotgun sequence:
- the LOC108718308 gene encoding uncharacterized protein LOC108718308 isoform X2 produces MDESRPESEADQSVPGDSSPATESNVTEAEEEEAEEEEEEGESGSSGTRRNSTDRTDPLLILPAQSEGTHEGQIRQTSCLLTRFNRYRQIFFHNWKIISILAGVIFCLVVVISVAVHFSSTNNIGNGNTTTNISRELSPNSSLLTVDLYWKPCHGINLNISNQGLSWKGSQDYCAKFHARLLHSNFIKTIEDCIMDNDDYWIGQDCNLTQTDSNCNTYSKEFGFVPLHFSTERLFICTK; encoded by the exons ATGGATGAGTCGCGCCCTGAGAGTGAAGCTGATCAGTCAGTACCCGGGGATTCCAGTCCGGCCACTGAGTCCAACGTTACTGaggcggaggaggaggaggcggaggaggaggaggaggagggggagagCGGTAGTAGCGGGACTCGTCGGAATTCTACAGACCGGACTGACCCACTGCTGATACTGCCG GCACAGTCGGAGGGAACACATGAAGGACAAATAAGACAAACTTCCTGCTTACTGACTCGCTTCAATAGGTACAGACAG attttctttcataATTGGAAGATCATCAGTATCCTGGCTGGAGTCATATTTTGTTTAGTAGTTGTAATTTCAGTCGCTGTGCATTTCTCTAGTACAAACAATATAGGAAACGGCAACACAACCACAAATATTTCAAGAGAACTTTCACCAA ATTCTAGTTTATTAACTGTGGATCTGTATTGGAAGCCATGTCATGGAATAAATCtgaatatttcaaaccaaggATTGTCCTGGAAGGGAAGCCAAGACTACTGTGCCAAGTTCCATGCCAGGCTGCTTCATAGTAACTTTATCAAG ACTATAGAGGATTGTATAATGGACAATGACGACTACTGGATTGGACAGGACTGCAATTT AACTCAAACAGACTCAAACTGCAACACTTACAGTAAAGAGTTTGGATTTGTGCCTCTGCATTTCAGCACAGAGAGACTGTTCATTTGCACTAAATAG
- the LOC108718308 gene encoding uncharacterized protein LOC108718308 isoform X1: protein MDESRPESEADQSVPGDSSPATESNVTEAEEEEAEEEEEEGESGSSGTRRNSTDRTDPLLILPQAQSEGTHEGQIRQTSCLLTRFNRYRQIFFHNWKIISILAGVIFCLVVVISVAVHFSSTNNIGNGNTTTNISRELSPNSSLLTVDLYWKPCHGINLNISNQGLSWKGSQDYCAKFHARLLHSNFIKTIEDCIMDNDDYWIGQDCNLTQTDSNCNTYSKEFGFVPLHFSTERLFICTK from the exons ATGGATGAGTCGCGCCCTGAGAGTGAAGCTGATCAGTCAGTACCCGGGGATTCCAGTCCGGCCACTGAGTCCAACGTTACTGaggcggaggaggaggaggcggaggaggaggaggaggagggggagagCGGTAGTAGCGGGACTCGTCGGAATTCTACAGACCGGACTGACCCACTGCTGATACTGCCG CAGGCACAGTCGGAGGGAACACATGAAGGACAAATAAGACAAACTTCCTGCTTACTGACTCGCTTCAATAGGTACAGACAG attttctttcataATTGGAAGATCATCAGTATCCTGGCTGGAGTCATATTTTGTTTAGTAGTTGTAATTTCAGTCGCTGTGCATTTCTCTAGTACAAACAATATAGGAAACGGCAACACAACCACAAATATTTCAAGAGAACTTTCACCAA ATTCTAGTTTATTAACTGTGGATCTGTATTGGAAGCCATGTCATGGAATAAATCtgaatatttcaaaccaaggATTGTCCTGGAAGGGAAGCCAAGACTACTGTGCCAAGTTCCATGCCAGGCTGCTTCATAGTAACTTTATCAAG ACTATAGAGGATTGTATAATGGACAATGACGACTACTGGATTGGACAGGACTGCAATTT AACTCAAACAGACTCAAACTGCAACACTTACAGTAAAGAGTTTGGATTTGTGCCTCTGCATTTCAGCACAGAGAGACTGTTCATTTGCACTAAATAG